In Cicer arietinum cultivar CDC Frontier isolate Library 1 chromosome 7, Cicar.CDCFrontier_v2.0, whole genome shotgun sequence, the genomic window AATCTGGCAGGATTGTCAAATATCAAAATGTTTCAGCCATTGCCTACTTCAACTATATAGGGGCCGCATCAGATAGTTCATATTTACCAGCTAAATTGCCTAAACTTGATGATAAGCTAGCTGTTAAGAGATTCATGGATGGATTAAGGAGCCTAAATCTAGCAAATGTTTTCAAAGAAATTGATAAAAACATATTCATCACCATTGGATTGAATGTTCAAAAGTGCCATTCAAAGACACCAAAGCAAAACTGTCAAGCCATGAATAATGGCGTGCTGACTGCTTCCATGAACAATATAAGTTTTGTTCATCCCAGTATTTCAATCCTTGAAGCTTATTATAAAAAGATCAATGGATCATATACTGAAGATTTTCCCGATGCACCCTCTAAGTTCTATGACTTCGTTAATGGTGCCCCTAATAACATTCCGTACGACACAGAGTCGTTGAATGGGACTAGAACTAAGGTCCTTGAATATGGTACCAAGGTGCAACTCATTTTGCAGAACACAGGGACAGTCAATATTGAAAACCACCCAATTCACATCCATGGCTACAGCTTTTATGTTGTAGGATATGGCACAGGAAACTATGATCCACTAGCTGCACAATTCAATTTAGTGGATCCCCCGTACATGAATACAATTGGAGTTCCGGTCGGTGGATGGGCAGCAGTCCGTTTCGTAGCTGATAATCCAGGTATACACCTCAATGtatatttctattttcttttgttttatttatggGTGTAGCACAGATGCAAATGTTGCGTTGGGCGTGTGGAAAAACTAGACGAGATAGGATTAAGAATGACAATATTAGAGAGAGAGTTGGAGTAGCATCTATAGTAGAATAGATTGTAGAAAATCAGCATAGGTGAGGTGGTTTGGGCCTTTGGAGAGGAGACCTATAGATTTTGTAGTAACGAGAGTAGATCAAATAAAGGGTAGTCAAATTGCTAGAGTCATGGGAAGACCGAGAAAAACTATAAGGAAAGACCTAGATATTAATGAATTGAAAAGAGATATACTATATGATAGAACGTTATGGCGTCGTTTGATCTATGTAGCCAACCCTACATAGTGGTATAAGGCTTGAttgttgttttattgttttactaaaaaatttgaCTTCTCTAAAGTAAGTGACTCACTTTTGATGGTAAAAGTAAGTATTATCAAATATCAATCATTGATTTACAAATCAAAGTTGAATACTGCAGGTATATTATAACAATTCTTAATTTTCTCACTTAACACTATACTCATTTTAGAGGAGCCAAATTCATCACTGAAACATCAAGAGACTATTgatttcttttttatctttttggCTGAAGGAATTATTCATTTCTTATAGTCAGTAACATAACTTTTTGCAGGTGTGTGGTACATGCACTGCCACATTGATATACACCAATCATGGGGACTAGGAATGGTATTTATAGTGAAGAATGGAAAAGGAGATTTGGAGTCCTTACCACATCCCCCACCTGACCTGCCACCATGTTAAAGACTACCATCAGATCATAACAAATAGTACTAACAGATAACTGTGTGATCTTTTTTTCAAGATTGAGTGTTCTTTAGCTCCAAGTCTGTACTGTAAAATGCGGCACTGGTGCATTtctttcaaaagaaaattttatggatttgtcatcaaaacacaaaaaacaaaatgtatGGATGTAAAGAAGCAAAATGAATAGATGAACgcaaatttattttcctttagtttaatttatatacccTAATTCATCAAAATTCTAATATAAACTAAAACCTTTTGATATTATTGGAAGTCAAAGTGATAAGATACTACACCAGACTCCAGTTCTTAACAAGTAACCGCCTCTGCCCTAATTTTCAATAAGATGTCATTATTATACACAAGAGGCCAATTATTATCCAAGCTTACTAGGTTTACATTGAACAAGTACAATATTCAACTGCTCAGAAAGTTATAGGGCATGAAAGCTGACACAGTGACTCTTATTAAATGTAAAAATCTTACCAGCACACTCCAGTCAATTCTCTCTTCGATGCTCTCACAACATGCAATTTGTTGATTGCAATGAAATCTACATATATGACAGATAAGAAATCACAGGTTGACCCTCTCCATAATCCAGCATTTCTTTGATGCATCACTCAAACTTGATCTGAATGTTAGCCTCTGGTTACTCTTTAGATTCAAGTAATCAACCTATAAATGGTAGAAACCATAGTGAATATGTGAAAGAGAAAAGGCAGTTATTAATGTAAGACTAGAAGAGGCATAATTAGTACCTGATCTGGTTCTAGAATCAGGAGACAAAAAGCATCAACTGGACCTATAGAAGGATCCAATGACATTTCTGGTTGTGTTTGTTCATTTAGACAGGGAAGTCCTGGGTTCGGCCACAAATATTGCGACCTTGATCTCGTGGAACTGGCAAACCAGGATTTTTCTCTTTGCTGCATTATGAATTGATAAACCGAAGGgattattttagtattttttcaATAGCATCCAAACTTAATAGAAAAGACTAAAGAGAAACCTATTCAATGACCTGGAAATATATTATGCTAGAATGAAAGATACCAAACCCAACAactccttttatgagttttggaACGTGTTTGGATTGACatttgagtttatctactgGCAAAAATACTTCTAAAACTGTTTGAGAGAGCTTATGGAAACAATTTATGGCATGTTCGTAAGCCGTTTTCAGTTTATTTTGATAAGTTATTCgggatagcttatgaaaacaacttactTTGATCCACTTTTGCTTATACATAAGGCCGGAGGATTTGAACTACATCACCTTTTTTTGACCTACTTTTGCTTATATATAAATAAGGCCGGAGGGTGTATTTcttatatgaaaacaatttgattatattttactttttgttatAGAGCAAGCTTATACATAAACACGTATATGATAAACCCTTATGCTACAAGCGCTAAATTCAGTTGTTTAGACAAACAATTTTGTTTTGCTTTCCCTATGTTGATGAGGTAGAATTCAAGTTCCTTGATTTTGTAGGGAGCATGTTAATACAAAGTCCAAATTCCCAAGTCccacatatttaataataaaaagtagCTTCAATTAAAGATGTTTAAGTCATACGGTAGATTTGTTTGAGTTATTTAGTCAGttaattatatatgatttttcaCACACATTCTAAGGAAACTCAAAAAGGTGAAGCAGTTGGCCACATGCTTAGTTCAGGTGTCCGCCAGGCCGCCACATTTTGATTTAATCTTACCTTATCTTTAGCTGGTTCATCCTCAAATCACTAAAGGCAATTCAAGTTGCACTTAATAACAGGTTCATTTATCTTACTCAATCCCTTAAGCATAAAAGCTCAAAAGCATTATCATCTAGCTCAAGGTAAAATTGCTAGGCATTGCACTTCTCCCCAATAGAGAAAGAAACAATTGGTTATAAAGAGTACAATTGCTTTACCTAGAGTACTTTTTCCTTTTCACAACACAACTTAGCATAAAAACTCAAGCAACATTTATGTAGCAATGTGCTAATCACACTAGATCAATAACAAGTGGAAAAAGGAACAAAAACTTTACAGAATGTGATTCAAAAATAACTAATAACCTCTAATCATACCTTAAGTTTTAGCAGATCAGGATTCGTCCCATCGATGATATCTACATGTCCATTTATCCGGAATTGCTCCCAGGAATCTGTGAAATACCAACATATCTAACCACAAGAACCATACTAAGTCTCAAAATCTAAGCCCCTTagcattttgtttttgtttttaaaaaagaacaCCTCAGAAAATAATTACCTCAGCAGAGGAGCATAGCTTGAGCTCTTCAATCTGTACTACAAATAAGGCAATAGACACTTCCAAGTAAATAACTTTTCAAtgaaaatcttaatcattcaaCTATGGAAGCTTACATAACAGGATAACTTTTTTCTTTGACAAAAATCATCGTTCAGAAAGCTAAAAAAGactattacttaaaaataagctatttaaaaattgtcaaaactaaaataaaactcAATTGCATATAAATTGTATTGTAACATATGATTTTAATGCATGAGAAGGTATCAATTTATACCAAGAGTAGTCTAACCAGAGCTACTCCACTTAATAGCTTATATGAACACTGAGTTTCACCAATACGACcgtcaaattaaaatatatatatatatatattgagtaGGCCAACTTCAAAGATGTTCTAAAAAGATTTAAAACTATTTCATAAATTATAGAATAACTTCGAATGAATGTATAATAACTTTTCTAAGAATACAAGTAAATATAACTACTCCCTAGTTCCTCCATCCACAATGAAtgattcatttataaaaaattaaattatttttccaatTTTATCCTCTAATTGATACTACTTGCACACCACCCCCAATTCACCATATCCCAATTTGAACTACTAGTACACTAATAGTTGATAAGGATAATCTGGTAAATGTatcattttctctattttatttatgcattttccttaatatatgtgaaatagTCAAATGAATCACTCACACAGGGAGTATAACAATAATCCAAGGTTAAATTGGTAAAAATTTCAATGTTTATAAATGAGGCATTAAGCTCCTCAGGTAAATATCTTCTCTGAATGCATACTCCAATTTCCAtgaaaaattagaaagaaacgaaaacaaagtatttatttccagcattgaaattcaatttgagaaaaaatgattaaaagaaatacCTTGCGAGTACGGGTATCAGTGTTAATTTGGATATTATCAGTGTTGTCTTGGAATCCTCtgaataacaaaaacaataacatgTGATGAGTTTTCCGTTAATCGAATGTATGAGGAAGGGACATGAAATGACAAAGAGAAGAACAGAACCTGAAAACGACAGTGCGATTCGAAGGTTTTCCGTTGGTTCCTACAGTTGCCTGAAAACACAGATAAAACGACGAAtggaaaaaaaacaaatataaaaaagataaaaaaaataaaaataaataaaaataagtaaagagTTACGAGTTGCATGTAAGAAGAGTGTTTGAGGTGAGTGTTGGATTCTAAAGCGTTGAGAAGAAGCTGCTTCCATGCCATGCTTCCCATTCCCAATTCTTCAGATTTTTTCTTCTATACTTGCATCTTTTTTTTAGGTCccatttatactttttttttttttttacaattccCATCTATACTTGCATCTTTATTTTACTTCTTGTATCAGTTAATTTATAAGATGTAAATTAAGTTTATTATATCGATTTAGTTCAatttcttttagaaaaatattagaaccatttaaaaatgtgcaaatttttttgctttttctatctcttttcacttatatttaattaattaaaatcttaaatttattcaataattcTAATTGATGAATTATAATGAGTCATTTTGATTCGATTTATTacagaaaaaaatcaaaatcacacTAAAATACATTGTTTGGTttgtttttcaatatttttcttgaccAAATACGACTAATACAAACTAACGAAAAATATATTGGTTTAATAAATGTGAATGtgattaacatttttaaaaattgaaaaacttattttataaaatcaaccGGTAAAACAATGTAACACAGGAACAATTTTTGTGTAAACACACATTTGACCACTTTATTTGAACACACAAgcacaaaatgaaaaaaagtaattaaataatatattttaaaatataattaaattatgtatagTTTTGTGCATTCACATAAGAATTATTATGTAACACAATTGAAATAGGGAATGTAATGTGAGCGGCAAACTTAAACATGAAGTCAGGAGCATTTCATGGCATGGCATGGCAGCCTTGCAGTTGCAGTTAGGCATGGCAACCGGATGGATCGGAGGCGGATTTTGCTTCATCCACCTCCGTACTCGATTAATTAGAGAAAATATGCACTCGTACCCATTTCATATTTTATAGTGGGTGTAAAATTTAGACCAAATTCCCGCCCGAGTTTTGGATTTCCCCGCCCACATCTACatccatttatatatataaaattataaacttaaaaattatatctattataattaatataataatataattattattagataataataaaataaataattattttctataaatataaaattataatttttaatatttaaaaaaatatttaatatgtatatgtatagaaaattcaaaaattactataatattacTTGCGCGGCGGGTTTGAATGCGGGGTGAATATCATTATCTCGCACCCGTTCCCGTACCCAAAATTTAATTACTGACAAAATCCACACCTGCATCCTATCAAAACGGATTTTCTCCGCCTAAATCAAACGGATTTAAGTAGGTATCCGCCAGTGCGGAATTTTTTGCCATCCCTACTTGCAGGTGAAGATTTGTGACCTGCCAAATTTTCAAAGTAGAATGATGTATCAGTATATATCAACAGAAATGGTGTGTGTTCTGCAGTTAATGGGGCTGAATCCTTTTGGGCTGTCTTGTTCTTTACTAGTTCAAAACCCAGTTCGTCATGATCCACATATACAACCTTAATGCGCCATAATCTAGAGCCTTCACAAGGTGCAAATCACGGCAAATATTTCTATGTGCACCTCCCTTCTCGTTCTCAATAGACTCATCTCATGCATTATGTACCCATTTCATATTTTATAGCGGGTATAAAATTTAGACCAAATTCCCGCCCGAGTTTTGGATTTCCCCGCCCACATCTACatccatttatatatataaaattataaacttaaaaattatatctattataattaatataataatataattattattagataataataaaataaataattattttctataaatataaaattataatttttaatatttaaaaaaatatttaatatgtatatgtatagaaaattcaaaaattactataatattacTTGCGCGGCGGGTTTGAATGCGGGGTGAATATCATTATCTCGCACCCGTTCCCGTACCCAAAATTTAATTACTGACAAAATCCACACCTGCATCCTATCAAAACGGATTTTCTCCGCCTAAATCAAACGGATTTAAGTAGGTATCCGCCAGTGCGGAATTTTTTGCCATCCCTACTTGCAGGTGAAGATTTGTGACCTGCCAAATTTTCAAAGTAGAATGATGTATCAGTATATATCAACAGAAATGGTGTGTGTTCTGCAGTTAATGGGGCTGAATCCTTTTGGGCTGTCTTGTTCTTTACTAGTTCAAAACCCAGTTCGTCATGATCCACATATACAACCTTAATGCGCCATAATCTAGAGCCTTCACAAGGTGCAAATCACGGCAAATATTTCTATGTGCACCTCCCTTCTCGTTCTCAATAGACTCATCTCATGCATTATAAATATACtattctaaaattaaatataaataaaaaatatttaaaaaactgatttattatttagtgttcattttaatcatatatattaatttttttaatataatttttatttatattttattctataaaaaaatcactCTAGTTAAATAAACACTCATGAAGGTTAAAATATTTGCAAGTACCACCGTATTCATGGAATAAGTCTTCGTGAATAAGACCGTCCATAATCTTCGGTACAATCGAGATCGGTATCGGTTTCGTTGCAGCATGTGTTTGCAGCTAATTACATAAACatggtttaattttttcttttgttttgcgGTGACCGTTGTTTTCTGTTCCAATTTGTAGTGGTTGGTGGCTATATGTTTGTTGGTACTTTTAGTGTTTTGTCCCATTCCCGCCTACCTTGTGTTTTAAACGTggctaattattatttttatagctaatattattagtaaattAGTAGATTTACATTAGTTTTTTTAACTTGAATCGAGTACTTTCTGATTAAATTCcttttgtgttattttattcACCAATAGAGTTACCCAAGATAAATGTGACTaattataatgtattttttttttcatttgcaaGAATGGTGTTttgcaaatatattataattaaataattataatttactgtataaattataaatgcttcaaatatttataatttaatatgtaaattatatatgagataattttttattattgatatgttagttatagtaaaataattataatttattgtaaaaataatgtACGAAAgacaaaatatgtattttattagttaaaagataaatatgtgttttattagtgtgtatattttaaatgtctagatataaaaataaaataaaattatagtttattaaatataatttattgtataaatcAAACACGTGGTAAATAATTgtcatcaattatttttttaaatgagaaggtttaaatatgatttttgttgttgtaattatagattttttttgttaaactacttataagtttttttatccaattcttacaaattaaaaaattatttttaatctttgacaTCATTCTATTGGTTCATATGGTGTGATTTGGTTGGATTGTGTGACACACTCAAAATTAAGagtaacaatttttaaatttatataaattaaaataaaataaaataaataaatactgtAATTGTATAgaattaaatcatatttaaaataaactagAATTATATATAACAGATGGAATTTCAGTTAGTAAAAAGAAAAGGAGGTGAAATTTCAACAGTAATGCTTAATAGGAGTAGATACaatgtataaaatatatcaaataaaattagaCGTGATTCATAGTCATAGGTAGTCATGACACTTAATTTTTTcgaacttttattattatttaaaataaagtgGCGTTTTAGATTTTTCAcctcaactttttatttttattattttaatataaaatttttatttaatatttttatatgatttttgttgGTTGATAAAACGGAATATATGTtagattttttatgtattttttaatattttttatctaataataatatactaataaaaaaataattcaaaattttttattttataacacaatatcataactttttattaattaattaaaattttaaaatttatctatcttaatattttaattcaaattgtaCCACAGTATGTGTGACTCttagaaaaaaaggaaaaagatgaGTAAGAAAATATCGAACGGATTTTGTGTTTGAATCGCTCACtctattataaaaacaaaattggaaaagtgtaagaaaaaagaaaaagagggtAGAAGCCTAGAATTCGTCAATATCATATGCCattttaactatattttatatgatCGCTTGGTTGGTTATTTCTAATAtctcattaatttttatttaaattatcattGCTATGAAATTATCTTTTTTGCTTATTCGCTTCAACATATATCTTAATTCCAAACtataaaagttgattttttctatttataacaaaaatatgttaatacttttattattattttcctgATTATAATTATAAACTTAAAGAACAAAACAATTATCATTTGAGACTCTGGTGCCTAAATTGATTCTGTTCCCGCCACGATGTTCCTTGGTCGTGACATTTCTTtcgaaatttcaaaaaaaaacacAGAATTATCAAAAGATTCAAAAGAAAAGTCAAAAAGTGCAGTGAACTCATTTCCATTGTTCTGTTTTGTCTGCAGCGGGAGTTAATTAAGAGAAAAGAAGTTCGATGATGGGTTGACCCATGAgttccattttatttttatgaaaaaaccCAAATCAAAATAGGTAGTAATCCCTTTTCTTATTATATACATGaattatactaaaaaaaatgaaatgaagtCCAATATTCTCTACAACAGTGAATAAACATGTCACCTTcctatttttccatttttttatgTCCTTGGTGTTAATTTCTTTtctatcaatatttaaaaaaaaaacaataataataatcataattaataataagattaacaaatacataaatattttctaccaagaactacgtgtgttTGAATTTTCCTATTACACCATGAGATATATATGAACAAGACATTTCcattgtcaaaccaaattaataaaaaattatttttttctcttttgattaatataaataatttatctttttgtattattcttttttgtaaaataaataattaaatgaataatagtttatgtacaattatttatagaatAACCGTTTTAATGAACGGTGCAGGGCGATAATACATTCTTTATTTGCAATGgactttcaaattcaaatttttattttaatatcattattttagattttatctaattttcctTTAGTCAAATGAATTTGATGGCAACTTTACGAACAATCTAAGTCTTTAGAAGAGAGTAAAGACACTAAGGAAGCTTAACTAAAGAACAATCCAACTCATTGATGTaatgaataatattataattaattaagataattCATAAAATTCCATAATTAgatcattcatttttttaaggataaaaaaGGGCAAGCCTCAGACAAACTGAAATCGAAAAAACGATAAAAGCATATAAGAAAAGCAACAAAACTCTTATCGACCAACAAAGtgaagaagaattttttttaaaagaattacaTAAAATACGAACAATATTTGATGAAGATAAACCATATTTAGTAACAGCATCCGCTACTTGGTTGGCTTTACGGTGAACATGAGAAACCTTAAAACAATCAAGCTTTGTGAACATCTTATTTATGCGACTAGCAAGACCATATCATACATGTCTAGTAAAGCAAGTCTTTAGATTCAAGGACATTGTAACTTGAGAGTAGAGCTGTCGATTTGACAAACTCCTTAATTATTGGCTCCAGCCCACATGTTGGagggacaaaaaaaaattataatttaaaatgtccCTAAAAAATAAAGCCCTAgccccctaaaattttgtg contains:
- the LOC101489364 gene encoding pyridoxine/pyridoxamine 5'-phosphate oxidase 2, producing MGSMAWKQLLLNALESNTHLKHSSYMQLATVGTNGKPSNRTVVFRGFQDNTDNIQINTDTRTRKIEELKLCSSAEICWYFTDSWEQFRINGHVDIIDGTNPDLLKLKQREKSWFASSTRSRSQYLWPNPGLPCLNEQTQPEMSLDPSIGPVDAFCLLILEPDQVDYLNLKSNQRLTFRSSLSDASKKCWIMERVNL